A window of the Fuscovulum sp. genome harbors these coding sequences:
- a CDS encoding TRAP transporter small permease subunit, with amino-acid sequence MTLASGIDRMNKFFGIVASIMVASACLISALNAISRYAFDISSNAFLEIQWQMYAATFLLGAPWVFKLNEHVRVDLLYSIYQPRTKLWVDVFGLLFFLFPVCFIMLEMAFPWAWNAMVAGEISANAGGLPVWPVKLLLPLGFTLLLLQGVAELIRRVAALRGEIALDLSYEKPLQ; translated from the coding sequence TTGACGCTCGCGTCCGGCATTGACCGGATGAACAAGTTCTTTGGAATCGTGGCGTCGATCATGGTGGCATCGGCCTGTCTGATCAGCGCGCTGAATGCGATTTCGCGCTATGCATTCGATATCTCTTCCAACGCGTTCCTTGAGATCCAGTGGCAGATGTATGCCGCAACCTTTCTTCTTGGCGCGCCCTGGGTGTTCAAGCTGAATGAACATGTGCGCGTCGATCTGCTTTACAGCATCTATCAGCCGCGCACGAAGCTGTGGGTCGATGTATTCGGGCTGCTGTTCTTTCTGTTTCCGGTCTGCTTCATCATGCTTGAGATGGCCTTCCCCTGGGCCTGGAATGCCATGGTGGCGGGCGAGATTTCGGCCAATGCGGGGGGGCTGCCCGTGTGGCCGGTCAAGCTGCTCTTGCCGCTGGGGTTCACGCTGCTGCTGTTGCAGGGCGTGGCCGAACTGATCCGGCGCGTGGCTGCCTTGCGCGGCGAAATTGCGCTGGACCTCAGCTACGAAAAACCTCTGCAATGA
- a CDS encoding acetolactate synthase 3 large subunit, with translation MTKQMSGARMVVQALKDQGVEVVFGYPGGAVLPIYDEIFQQNDIRHILVRHEQGAVHMAEGYARSTGKPGVVLVTSGPGATNAVTGLVDALMDSIPLVVLTGQVPTFMIGTDGFQEADTVGITRPCTKHNWLVKDTAKLSETIHQAFHVATSGRPGPVLIDIPKDVQFATAEYTPREKTKVSHYQPRVQGDTEAITRLVEMMETAERPILYTGGGVINSGPKASQLLRELTAATDFPVTSTLMGLGAYPASGKNWLGMLGMHGLYEANLAMHGCDLMINVGARFDDRITGRVKDFSPNSRKAHIDIDPSSINKVIRVDVPILGDITLVLEEVLRIWKARGSKTNRAGLDKWWKQINEWRAVNCLSFKNSTKVIKPQHALQRLEALTKGMDRYITTEVGQHQMWAAQFLGFEDPNRWMTSGGLGTMGYGLPASIGVQIAHPDALVINVAGEASWLMNMQEMGTAIQFRAPVKQFILNNERLGMVRQWQELLHGERYSHSWSESLPDFVKLAEAFGCKGIKCSDPADLDDAIMDMLRYDGPVIFDCLVEKHENCFPMIPSGKPHNEMLLGEADTQGVIGAKGAVLV, from the coding sequence ATGACCAAGCAGATGAGCGGCGCAAGAATGGTGGTGCAGGCCCTGAAGGATCAGGGGGTCGAGGTCGTGTTCGGCTATCCCGGCGGGGCCGTGCTGCCGATCTATGACGAAATCTTTCAGCAGAATGATATCCGCCACATCCTCGTGCGCCACGAACAGGGCGCTGTCCACATGGCCGAAGGCTATGCCCGTTCGACCGGCAAGCCGGGCGTCGTGCTGGTCACCTCTGGCCCCGGTGCCACCAATGCCGTGACCGGCCTTGTCGACGCGCTGATGGATTCCATCCCTCTGGTGGTGCTGACGGGTCAGGTTCCCACCTTCATGATTGGCACCGACGGGTTCCAAGAGGCCGACACCGTCGGCATCACCCGCCCCTGCACGAAACATAACTGGCTGGTGAAAGACACGGCGAAGCTGTCGGAAACCATCCATCAGGCCTTCCATGTGGCCACCTCGGGCCGCCCCGGCCCGGTGCTGATCGACATCCCCAAGGATGTGCAATTCGCCACCGCCGAATACACGCCGCGCGAAAAGACCAAGGTGTCGCATTATCAGCCCCGCGTGCAGGGCGACACCGAGGCGATCACCCGCCTTGTGGAAATGATGGAAACCGCCGAACGCCCGATCCTCTACACCGGCGGCGGCGTCATCAATTCCGGCCCCAAGGCCAGCCAGTTGCTGCGCGAACTGACCGCCGCCACGGATTTCCCCGTCACCTCCACGCTGATGGGGCTGGGTGCCTATCCGGCCTCGGGCAAGAACTGGCTGGGGATGCTGGGGATGCATGGTCTTTATGAGGCCAACCTCGCCATGCATGGCTGCGATCTGATGATCAACGTTGGCGCCCGCTTCGACGACCGCATCACCGGCCGCGTCAAGGATTTCTCGCCCAATTCCCGCAAGGCCCACATCGACATCGACCCGTCCTCCATCAACAAGGTGATCCGCGTCGACGTGCCGATCCTTGGCGACATCACCCTTGTGCTGGAAGAGGTGCTCCGCATCTGGAAGGCGCGCGGCAGCAAGACCAACCGCGCAGGCCTCGACAAATGGTGGAAGCAGATCAACGAATGGCGGGCGGTGAACTGCCTGTCCTTCAAGAACAGCACAAAGGTCATCAAACCCCAGCACGCGCTCCAGCGGCTTGAGGCGCTGACCAAAGGCATGGATCGTTACATCACCACCGAAGTGGGCCAGCATCAGATGTGGGCCGCGCAATTCCTTGGCTTTGAAGATCCCAACCGCTGGATGACATCGGGTGGCCTTGGCACCATGGGCTATGGTCTGCCTGCCTCCATCGGCGTTCAGATCGCCCATCCCGACGCGCTCGTCATCAACGTTGCGGGCGAAGCATCCTGGCTGATGAACATGCAGGAAATGGGCACCGCGATCCAGTTCCGCGCCCCGGTCAAGCAGTTCATCCTGAACAACGAACGGCTCGGCATGGTGCGCCAGTGGCAGGAACTGCTGCACGGCGAACGCTATTCGCACAGCTGGAGCGAAAGCCTCCCCGATTTCGTGAAACTGGCCGAAGCATTCGGTTGCAAGGGCATCAAATGTTCTGATCCCGCCGATCTTGATGACGCGATCATGGACATGCTGCGCTATGACGGCCCGGTGATCTTTGATTGCCTCGTGGAAAAGCACGAAAACTGCTTCCCCATGATCCCGTCGGGCAAGCCGCATAACGAAATGCTGCTGGGCGAAGCCGATACCC